The following are encoded together in the Hydrogenoanaerobacterium saccharovorans genome:
- a CDS encoding glycoside hydrolase family 2 TIM barrel-domain containing protein, with the protein MTKAYQRLTNGFLAVLLAAQTALPVFAADMNDDETQHVFSDSGRQYIAQSLGENIQPFANPVYAGEEWYDQIAVVQQNREPAHASFIPYQNRDIALENETSALTKDPTKSSYYQTLNSDSAWKFKISKAMSDRLQPSTGDAATRHNTENWDTAGWDTIPVPSSWQTIKDEKGIPKYDMPIYVNQKYPWRNYESVSLGEKVTAPTVYNPVGHYKRTFTLPDTWKNRNIFVSFQGVESAFYLYIDGKKVGYAEDSYTADDFNITPYLDKEKTEHTIAVEVYRWSTGSFLENQDFIRLSGIFRDVFLYSKADVEIRDFFTSTDLDDNYRDATLNLSVDVRSLNKEVSADGYTVDASLYTIEGEPVGSKFTLANGAAIAEDAYQQGDRGVRMSGSKEVTAPNLWFADSPNLYKLLLELKDANGNVVETACQRIGFREIGKKAINDAGQEQITINGKKIMFRGTNRHETDHERGRAITHDDILTDIKTMKKFNVNALRTSHYPVHPYTYELADELGIYICDEANIESHEGATGSNIPSGYPVWKNSVLDRTINMVERDKNHPSVIIWSLGNEATYRTYTMNDNYCFFVSTQWILGRDPSRIRKYERDNRYTQGTVDESATIIGDRAHSMVDVYSSQYWGVDGVEGHVKNTSNKAPYIQSEYAHSMGNALGNFKEYWDVFRSYPNAQGGFIWDWMDQSVQMPIVNTVQYTVTDKKTNTTGTVNGKLVEGRNGTLALQGQYILPAKEEHKAKSNAITLEAWVKPSGKTADSTILSKGDSGYTLKYNGVSDKMEFFVDGYTQTLMTDVPADFTNGDWHHVVATCGDGKYKLYFDGVLLGESNRNQGIYDAEVDEPIGIGYTPGMGRNFDGLIDSVRVYNRVLTAEEAKSHSIPSDDASIVYAMDFAHDEAVGESTNYPEGNYFAYGGDWGEKVTDNDFCANGLMFADRTPQPELYEVKKVHQEISFYDDGEAKDGKIRIVNEFLATNLSKYDITWKLLEDDKVLQQGRLDSLNVEPLNEKTIELGLDAITAKAGSDYILEFSASLKKDEKWADGGYEVAFEQIPLHFEPQTPQPVLDVSALAEFTAVNDTDTSITINGKTIANKDFTVVFNKNTGYIDSYTVDGTEVLKQGPVPNYWRAKISNDPGFPENLKNADRDFTVKENGILVEKSNKMISILVSGILPSAQQSENTIEYLIYSSGDIVVKNNFVAKSISNLARVGMKMTVAKGFENVEYYGRGPQENYIDRNTGAKLGDYKNTVADMFESKYIKPQENGNRTDVRWTSLTNNKGEGILVIADDVMETSALHYKAEDLAAYKHPYEVPVLDDTILTVDYAQRGLGNASCGPGPLSKYILNGNKSYSHSFRISPLTNTTDKMQESKKNIDSVMPISAILVDGVQVDNFVPNITEYSHNRLKGISTELPVVEVVKTLPDTQVSITQAQAVPGDATITATSTAGITRTYTIHIGEADAIYASDMAWQKDVCGWESNQRDKSNGEQAITIYENGVRKTYPKGIGSHATSDIEINIEGRKYRTFEAIVGIDAEMGYSTAAKVNFMVYVDGVKKFESGPLKAGKNGDTTSERNAKLCKIDVTNAKVIRLFADELESNGSDHADWADAKFTAEVTQTTYPVTTEVAGGTATVTVDKSIALPSDIVTVDISSIEAGKQLKAITVKEADETASDVPVTQVTEDVPEGTWRYRFTMPSKAVKVKVELEERATTSATPSIDKQPTAQTVTEGNSAVFSVTASAEDNGTLTYQWQMHAKEQDADWVDISGATDATYQIAKTTLEDSGKQFRCIVTNIKDSLTSATATSNTAELTVKRASETDKKIKNAVNPEDKTAKFGTEVSKLGLPDAVTVTLEDDTTTEVPVMWNTESYDGSKAGEYTFAGTLVPQAGIINNDNITAKIKVTVEEQTEQPSKEALLALIATAKEMAKDSKYTQASRDALTKAIATAQAVADNDKATEEQIAHAEKALQDAINALEEVQPEKPSKEALLALIASAKEMAKDSKYTQSSRDALTKAIATAQAVADNDNATQQEIASAQKALQAAVKALVKQGGSDKPSGGSSEPEHRKHVEPNMVPSSDLGEKLASSSKGTDISVRSDYKVATGFLNELMKNKDKSVTLNGDWYSWTFDGKKVENNIPGVIWFDTRISTDSPNADAIGKLTGEADTTNLYFIYEGNLPGETVIRVQLEKYAGKPVYVYYHNPEKGRLELIQAEVKADEDGWIEFSITHCSDYVVSASAIKGAVKVSKPAPAQKAAPVDEPQKEQTTAVNPETGGKDNTLAAVAVETAEKTEQPAVTEQAKVAVAEKAETAPKAEKTIAQSDDTAAKENAPVQESNSPNPVLLGFILLATLAVVTGMILFKCRSNSK; encoded by the coding sequence ATGACAAAAGCATATCAACGATTGACGAATGGCTTTCTTGCGGTGCTGCTGGCAGCGCAGACAGCATTACCTGTTTTTGCAGCTGACATGAATGATGACGAAACACAGCATGTGTTTTCTGATTCAGGCAGGCAGTATATCGCACAAAGTTTGGGAGAAAACATTCAACCGTTTGCAAACCCTGTATATGCGGGGGAAGAATGGTACGACCAAATTGCGGTTGTTCAGCAGAACAGAGAACCCGCGCATGCAAGTTTTATCCCTTATCAAAATAGGGACATTGCACTGGAGAATGAGACATCGGCTTTGACCAAAGACCCTACAAAATCAAGCTATTACCAAACACTCAATAGTGATAGCGCTTGGAAGTTTAAAATATCCAAGGCGATGAGCGATCGGCTTCAGCCGTCGACGGGCGATGCAGCCACCCGCCACAACACAGAAAATTGGGATACCGCCGGTTGGGATACCATCCCCGTACCCAGTTCGTGGCAGACCATCAAAGATGAAAAAGGCATTCCAAAATACGATATGCCCATCTATGTCAATCAAAAATACCCATGGAGAAACTACGAAAGCGTTAGTTTGGGCGAAAAGGTTACGGCGCCCACCGTTTATAATCCGGTAGGGCATTACAAAAGAACCTTTACTTTGCCTGACACTTGGAAGAACCGCAACATTTTTGTGTCCTTTCAAGGCGTGGAATCTGCCTTTTACCTTTACATCGACGGCAAAAAGGTAGGCTATGCTGAAGACAGCTATACGGCGGATGATTTTAATATCACTCCGTATCTGGATAAAGAAAAAACAGAACACACCATCGCGGTTGAGGTATACCGCTGGTCTACAGGCAGTTTTCTTGAAAATCAGGATTTTATCCGTCTCAGCGGTATTTTCAGAGATGTGTTCCTGTATTCCAAAGCAGATGTGGAAATCAGAGACTTTTTTACATCAACAGATTTGGACGATAACTACAGAGATGCTACACTGAACCTATCTGTAGATGTTCGCTCGCTTAACAAAGAGGTATCGGCAGACGGTTACACAGTGGATGCCTCGCTTTACACCATAGAGGGCGAACCGGTAGGCAGCAAATTTACGCTGGCAAACGGAGCAGCTATTGCAGAAGATGCTTACCAACAGGGCGACCGCGGTGTGCGTATGAGCGGTTCAAAAGAAGTAACCGCACCCAACTTGTGGTTTGCCGACAGCCCCAACCTGTATAAACTGCTGCTTGAGCTGAAAGATGCAAACGGCAATGTAGTTGAAACTGCTTGCCAGAGAATCGGCTTCCGTGAAATCGGCAAAAAAGCCATCAACGATGCAGGACAGGAGCAAATCACAATCAACGGCAAAAAGATTATGTTCCGCGGCACCAACCGCCATGAAACCGACCATGAAAGAGGCAGAGCAATTACACATGATGATATCCTCACGGATATCAAGACGATGAAAAAGTTCAATGTAAACGCGCTGCGAACTTCACACTATCCTGTACATCCTTATACATACGAACTGGCGGATGAACTTGGTATTTACATCTGTGACGAAGCAAATATCGAGTCGCACGAGGGTGCAACCGGCTCCAATATTCCTTCGGGATATCCTGTGTGGAAAAACTCGGTATTAGACCGTACTATTAATATGGTAGAGCGCGATAAAAACCACCCCAGTGTTATAATCTGGTCGCTGGGCAATGAGGCTACTTACCGCACCTATACCATGAATGACAATTACTGTTTCTTTGTATCCACACAGTGGATTCTCGGCAGAGACCCTTCCCGTATCCGCAAATACGAAAGGGACAACCGTTATACGCAGGGTACCGTAGACGAGTCTGCAACCATCATTGGCGACCGTGCCCATTCTATGGTGGACGTGTACAGCTCGCAGTACTGGGGAGTTGACGGTGTAGAAGGTCACGTAAAAAATACATCCAACAAAGCCCCGTACATTCAATCGGAGTATGCGCACTCTATGGGCAACGCATTGGGTAACTTTAAAGAGTATTGGGACGTATTCCGCAGCTATCCCAATGCACAGGGCGGTTTCATCTGGGACTGGATGGATCAGTCTGTGCAGATGCCAATCGTAAATACGGTACAATACACCGTAACCGATAAAAAAACCAATACCACCGGCACCGTAAACGGCAAATTGGTGGAGGGCAGAAACGGCACACTTGCCCTGCAGGGGCAGTACATCTTGCCCGCAAAAGAAGAACACAAGGCAAAATCAAATGCCATTACGCTGGAAGCTTGGGTAAAGCCATCCGGTAAAACAGCGGACAGCACCATTTTATCCAAAGGCGATAGCGGATACACGTTGAAATACAACGGTGTTTCGGACAAGATGGAGTTCTTTGTAGATGGCTACACTCAAACACTGATGACAGACGTGCCTGCCGACTTTACCAACGGAGACTGGCACCATGTGGTGGCAACCTGCGGCGACGGCAAGTATAAGCTGTATTTTGACGGCGTACTGCTTGGCGAAAGCAACCGCAACCAGGGCATCTACGATGCAGAGGTGGATGAGCCCATCGGTATCGGCTATACACCGGGAATGGGCAGAAACTTTGACGGTTTGATTGACAGCGTCAGAGTATACAACCGCGTTCTCACCGCCGAAGAGGCAAAATCGCACAGCATCCCCTCGGATGATGCGAGCATTGTTTATGCAATGGATTTTGCTCATGATGAAGCGGTAGGTGAAAGCACCAACTACCCCGAGGGCAATTATTTTGCCTACGGCGGTGACTGGGGCGAAAAGGTGACCGACAACGACTTCTGTGCAAACGGTTTGATGTTTGCAGACAGAACACCTCAGCCCGAGCTTTACGAAGTAAAAAAAGTGCATCAAGAGATATCGTTCTACGATGACGGTGAGGCAAAAGACGGTAAAATACGCATTGTAAACGAGTTTTTGGCAACCAATCTCAGCAAGTACGATATCACCTGGAAGCTGCTGGAGGATGACAAAGTTTTGCAGCAGGGCAGATTAGACTCGCTGAATGTAGAGCCTTTGAACGAAAAAACAATCGAGCTCGGTCTGGATGCAATTACAGCTAAGGCAGGCTCCGATTATATTCTTGAATTCAGCGCAAGCCTAAAAAAAGATGAAAAGTGGGCAGATGGAGGGTACGAAGTTGCATTTGAGCAAATTCCTCTCCATTTTGAACCGCAAACCCCGCAGCCTGTGCTGGATGTTTCTGCATTGGCGGAGTTTACCGCGGTGAATGATACGGATACTTCCATCACCATCAACGGTAAAACAATCGCAAACAAAGATTTCACCGTTGTGTTTAATAAAAACACCGGTTATATCGACAGTTATACGGTGGACGGTACCGAAGTGCTCAAACAGGGGCCTGTTCCGAATTACTGGAGAGCAAAAATCAGCAACGACCCCGGCTTCCCCGAAAACCTCAAAAATGCCGATAGAGACTTTACGGTAAAAGAAAACGGCATTTTGGTTGAAAAATCAAACAAGATGATTTCCATTTTAGTTTCGGGTATTCTGCCAAGCGCACAGCAATCCGAAAATACAATTGAATATTTAATTTACAGCAGCGGTGACATTGTTGTAAAAAACAACTTTGTTGCGAAATCCATCTCAAACTTAGCAAGAGTGGGTATGAAAATGACCGTTGCCAAGGGCTTTGAAAACGTAGAATACTACGGCAGAGGCCCGCAAGAGAACTACATCGACAGAAATACAGGCGCAAAACTGGGTGATTATAAAAATACCGTTGCAGACATGTTTGAGTCGAAGTACATTAAACCGCAAGAGAACGGCAACAGAACCGACGTAAGATGGACATCCCTGACAAACAACAAGGGCGAAGGCATTCTTGTAATTGCAGACGATGTGATGGAAACCAGTGCTTTGCACTACAAAGCCGAGGATTTGGCAGCTTACAAACATCCGTACGAAGTCCCCGTACTCGATGATACCATTTTAACCGTGGACTACGCACAAAGAGGCTTGGGTAATGCAAGCTGTGGCCCGGGTCCGCTAAGTAAATACATCCTCAACGGCAACAAGAGCTACAGCCACTCATTCCGCATTTCTCCGCTTACCAATACAACGGATAAAATGCAGGAAAGCAAGAAAAACATTGATTCCGTAATGCCTATCAGCGCAATTTTGGTTGATGGCGTTCAAGTTGATAATTTTGTCCCCAATATCACAGAATACAGCCACAATCGGTTGAAAGGCATTTCAACGGAATTGCCTGTAGTCGAGGTTGTCAAAACATTGCCGGATACTCAAGTGTCCATCACACAGGCACAAGCAGTACCCGGAGATGCTACCATCACCGCAACCTCAACTGCAGGTATCACAAGAACCTATACCATCCATATTGGAGAAGCAGATGCAATTTACGCAAGTGATATGGCATGGCAGAAGGATGTGTGCGGTTGGGAAAGCAACCAACGTGACAAGAGTAATGGCGAACAAGCGATAACTATTTATGAAAATGGTGTTCGTAAAACCTACCCTAAAGGTATTGGCTCTCACGCTACATCCGATATCGAAATCAATATTGAGGGCAGAAAGTACAGAACTTTTGAAGCCATAGTCGGTATCGATGCAGAAATGGGATATTCGACGGCAGCCAAAGTAAACTTTATGGTGTATGTTGACGGCGTGAAGAAGTTCGAAAGCGGTCCTCTCAAGGCAGGGAAGAACGGGGATACAACCTCCGAAAGAAATGCGAAACTCTGCAAGATCGACGTAACCAATGCAAAAGTAATCCGTTTGTTCGCTGACGAATTGGAGAGCAACGGTTCAGACCATGCCGATTGGGCAGACGCTAAATTTACCGCAGAGGTAACGCAAACCACTTATCCTGTCACCACTGAAGTAGCCGGCGGTACCGCTACGGTTACTGTTGATAAATCGATTGCCTTGCCAAGCGATATTGTAACCGTGGATATCAGCAGCATCGAGGCAGGAAAACAGCTCAAAGCGATTACGGTAAAAGAGGCAGATGAAACCGCCTCCGATGTACCTGTAACGCAGGTTACCGAAGATGTTCCCGAAGGAACATGGAGATACCGCTTCACAATGCCATCCAAAGCGGTAAAAGTAAAAGTAGAACTGGAAGAGCGCGCAACCACATCGGCAACCCCAAGCATCGACAAGCAACCGACAGCGCAAACCGTAACAGAAGGCAATTCTGCTGTATTCAGCGTTACTGCAAGTGCTGAGGATAACGGAACCCTCACCTATCAGTGGCAGATGCATGCAAAAGAGCAGGATGCAGACTGGGTAGACATCAGCGGAGCAACCGATGCAACCTATCAAATAGCAAAAACAACGTTGGAAGACAGCGGCAAGCAGTTCCGCTGCATTGTCACCAACATCAAGGACAGCCTCACCTCCGCAACGGCTACCAGTAATACAGCAGAGCTCACGGTAAAACGAGCAAGCGAAACAGACAAAAAGATAAAGAATGCTGTTAACCCCGAAGATAAAACGGCAAAATTCGGCACAGAGGTCAGCAAGCTCGGTTTGCCCGATGCCGTCACCGTTACACTGGAAGACGACACCACAACCGAAGTGCCCGTTATGTGGAACACCGAAAGCTACGACGGCAGCAAAGCAGGGGAGTATACCTTTGCAGGTACACTCGTACCGCAGGCGGGAATTATCAACAACGATAACATTACCGCAAAAATCAAGGTGACTGTAGAAGAACAGACAGAACAGCCAAGCAAAGAGGCGTTACTCGCACTCATTGCAACGGCAAAAGAAATGGCGAAAGACAGCAAATACACTCAGGCGAGCAGGGACGCTCTCACCAAAGCAATTGCAACAGCGCAAGCGGTTGCAGACAACGACAAAGCGACCGAAGAGCAGATTGCACACGCAGAGAAAGCACTGCAAGATGCCATTAACGCCTTAGAAGAAGTACAGCCAGAAAAACCAAGCAAAGAGGCGTTACTTGCACTCATTGCATCTGCAAAAGAAATGGCGAAAGACAGCAAGTACACTCAATCGAGCAGAGATGCCTTAACCAAAGCGATTGCAACAGCACAAGCGGTTGCAGACAACGACAACGCGACCCAGCAAGAGATTGCAAGCGCACAGAAAGCACTGCAAGCTGCTGTCAAAGCATTGGTGAAACAGGGCGGTTCCGACAAGCCGAGCGGAGGTTCATCCGAACCCGAGCACAGAAAGCATGTCGAACCGAACATGGTACCATCCTCTGACCTCGGCGAAAAGCTTGCTTCATCCAGTAAGGGCACCGACATCAGCGTGCGCAGCGACTACAAAGTTGCAACCGGATTCTTAAATGAGCTGATGAAGAACAAAGACAAATCGGTCACCCTCAACGGTGACTGGTACAGCTGGACGTTTGACGGCAAGAAAGTAGAAAACAACATACCGGGTGTCATCTGGTTTGATACCAGAATCAGCACCGATTCGCCAAATGCAGATGCAATCGGTAAATTGACAGGCGAAGCAGACACAACCAACCTCTACTTCATCTACGAGGGAAACCTCCCAGGCGAAACGGTTATCCGTGTACAGCTGGAGAAATACGCAGGCAAACCCGTGTATGTTTACTACCACAACCCTGAAAAGGGCAGATTGGAACTCATCCAAGCAGAGGTAAAAGCGGATGAAGACGGTTGGATTGAATTCAGCATTACCCATTGCTCGGATTACGTGGTAAGCGCAAGCGCAATCAAAGGTGCAGTCAAGGTAAGCAAACCCGCGCCTGCACAGAAAGCCGCACCTGTAGATGAACCGCAGAAAGAGCAAACCACGGCGGTAAACCCAGAAACGGGCGGAAAAGATAACACCTTAGCAGCAGTAGCAGTTGAAACCGCAGAAAAAACAGAACAGCCTGCTGTAACGGAACAAGCCAAGGTCGCAGTTGCCGAAAAAGCGGAAACAGCACCGAAAGCTGAAAAAACAATCGCCCAATCGGACGATACCGCTGCAAAAGAGAATGCACCCGTGCAAGAATCCAATTCCCCCAACCCTGTACTTTTGGGATTCATTCTTTTGGCAACATTGGCAGTTGTAACCGGAATGATTTTGTTTAAATGCAGATCCAACTCTAAATAA